The Breoghania sp. L-A4 sequence TCGACGACGACGAGATCATCACCCACGTGCGCATTCCGGTGCCGCAGACCTCCGCCTATTGCAAGTTCCCCAACCCGGCCTCGCGCTATGCCATGGCCGGCGTCTTCGTCGCCAAGACGGCGGACGGTTCACCGCGTGTCGCGGTAACCGGCGCTGGCGCGGATGGCGTGTTCCGCGCGACCGCGATGGAGCAGGCGCTGGCGTCCAATTGGTCGCCGGATGCGGTGGCTGGTATCACGGTGGATGCCTCGGGCCTTCTCGGCGACATCCACGGATCGGCCGAATACCGCTCCAATCTGGTGACCGTGATGGCCAAGCGCGCGGTTGCCGCCGCCTGACACCGGTACGGCGCGAGACATGAAAAAGGGCGGGGAAATTCCCCGCCCTTCTTGCTTCTGTTCGTCGCTCCGCACGGCCCGGTCCGGCGCGCGCGGCCTGATGCGGCCGGTCGCAAGAAATGACCGGATGATCAGGCGGCGAAGTCCTTGATGAAACGCTCGATCGTGCCGCGCAGCCGGTCCGTGTCGCGGGCGACTTCCGTTGCGGCCTCGTCCACCTTGACGGCGGCGTTGCTGGTTTCGTCGACGGCCGCATTCACGTTGGCGACATTCGTCGACACCTCGTCCGTGCCCTGCGCGGCCTGCTGCACGTTGCGGCTGATCTCGTTGGTTGCCGCTCCCTGTTCCTCCACGGCCGCCGCGATGGCGCTTGTGTAGGAATTGACCTCTTCCATGATCTGGGCGATTTCCTGAATCACGTCGACCGCCTCGCCCGTCGACCCCTGGATTGCGGCGATTTGCGAGCCGATTTCGTCGGTCGCCTTGGAGGTCTGGTTTGCCAGTTCCTTGACTTCCGCCGCGACGACCGCGAACCCCTTGCCCATCTCGCCGGCGCGTGCCGCTTCGATGGTGGCATTCAGCGCCAGCAGGTTGGTCTGCTCGGCGATGTCCTGAATGAGTCCGACAACCTCGCCGATCTTGCTCGCCGCCTGCGCCAGACTTGCAATCTTCTCGTTCGAGGCACGCGCGCCGCGTGTCGCCCTGTCGACGATTTCGGTGGTCTTGCTGATCTGTCCGGAGATCTCGGTGATCGACGCGGACAGTTCCTCGGAGGCCGAGGCCACCGTCTGGACGTTTTGCGAGGCACTCTCGGAGGCGCGCGCCGCGTCGCTCGTGCGGCTGGAGGTGTCGCTCGCCAGGCGCGTCAGGCTGCTGGCGGTCGACTGCATCGATTCCATGTTGGTGCCGACGGAGGCCAGCAGGCCCTTCACCGTGTCCTGGAACGCCACGACAATCTTCTCGCGCTCGCGGATACGCTCTGCGCGGGCATCCGCGTCGGCGACCCGCTCGGCCGCGAGCTGGCGGCGCTCGCGCGCACCGTCGCGCAGCACAATCAGAGCCTTGCCGATCTGCCCGATTTCATCGCTGCGCTCCGCGACTTCGATGTCGGTGTCATAGTTTCCTTCGGCCACCTCCTCGATCGAAGCAGTGGCGCGCGACAGCGGAGCGAGCATGCCGCGCACGAGGAAAGCGCCCGCGGCGGCCGCGGCCAGAATCGTGAACACGCCGATGATCAAGGCGCCGGTCGTCTCCAGTGAACGGCTCTCCAGATAGCTTGCGCTCAGTTCCACCAGACGCACGCGGTCCTCTTTCAGGCGCCCGATCTGAATCTGGTGGACCTCATCCAAGGCCTTGTGAAGGGATTCCGCCGTGGCGTTGAACTCTCCCATCAGCTTGTTTCCGACCTCCGGCCCGCCGTCGATATAGGCCTGGGCCATCCGCTTGCCGGTCTCATAATACGGGTTGAAGCGTTCTTCGACGGAAAGCAGCTGCGCGGTGAGCTCGCTCATTCCCGCGTCCGTTGCCGACGTCCGGGCCTCGCCGATCGCCTCATGGAACTTGCCGGCGTATTTCTCCGCTTTGGCAAAGCCGTCGTCCAGCCCGCCAAGTCCGCGGGTGGCGGAAATACCGGTCAGCCACTGCTGTACCTGCACCACATCGTATTCCAGCGCGTCCATCGCCCGCGTCAGATCGAGCATCGGTCCCGCGATGATCTGCGACTCCTCGATCATGTCGGCCGCGTGCTGTTGCGAGTTCTTGGCCAGAAAGTGCATGGCGGTCGTGCCAGCGACCATTGCGATGATGAATGCGCCGACCGCAGCCAATCCCTTGAACCGTAGGGTATGTACAGGCATCTATTTGCTCCGGTGGCAGGTCCTGCCAATTAATGGATTCCATTTTTTACTATCGGTTCCAAAGGTTGAGTCATGTAATCGCAAGAGTCATGTATAGATTCTTACGATATCAACCTGTTGGCGTTCAAGTAAATTTTATATTGGTAGCATTATAGATTTGAACAGTTAATCGATTGTGAATCGAAGTATTCGTAAATTAAGACATTGAAATATGCATTTATTGATATTTATGACGGGGGACGGCTCGATGGTCCGACTGGCCGTCTCCGGAGAACCGCGGCTGCCGGTCCGGCAAGCGACGGCTCCGGGCAACGGAGAGTGCCGGACGCGCGCGTCCGCACGGCATCCGGCTTCATGTCACAAGATCTGTTGGGGGAGGTTCCTGCCGTTTGTCCGGGAAGCGCCCGGCGATGCCGGGGCTTCCCAGAAAAGCGACAGCAATCAGGCCGCGGTGACTTCGCGCAGGAAGCGATCGATTTCGCTGCGCAGGTCCTCGGTCTTGCGGGAGACGTCGGTGGTGGCCGAATGCACCGTTGTCACCGAACTGCTCGTCTGTGCGACGGCGTCGGCGAGCGTCTTCATATTCTGGCTCACCGAGGTCGTGCCGCGGGTGGCGTCCTGGACGCTGCGGCTGATCTCACCGGTTGCCGCGCCCTGTTGCTCAACAGCCGCGGCGATGGCGCCGGTGTACTGGTTGACCTCGTCCATGGTCGCGGTGATTGCGCCGATGGCATCCACCGCGTCGGAGGTCGAGGCCTGAATCGCGGCCACCTGTGCGCCGATCTCCTCGGTGGCCCTGGACGTCTGGGTCGCCAGAACCTTCACTTCCGAGGCGACGACCGCAAACCCCTTGCCCATCTCGCCGGCGCGCGCCGCCTCGATGGTGGCGTTGAGCGCCAGAAGGTTGGTCTGTTCGGCGATGTCCTGAATGAGGCTGATGACCTCGCCGATCTTGTTGGCCGCCGCTGCCAGCGAGGAGACCTTGGCGTTGGTTTCCTTCGCGCCTGTGGTCGCCGTGCTGACGATCTCGGTGGTCTGGCCGACCTGGCGGCTGATTTCCTGGATCGAGGAGGAGAGTTCTTCCGCGGCGCTGGCGACGGTCTGGACGTTGGCGTTGGCCAGTTCGGAGGCGTCGGCGGCCTCGCTGGTTTGAGCCGCCGCCTGGGTGGCGATCTCGGACAAGGTGCCGGCCGTCTTCTCCATATCCGAGACGCTGCCCGAAACAGAGCTCAGCAGGTCCTGAATGGTGGAGCGGAAGCCGGTGATCAGCGTGGTCACGCGCGTCTGGCGCGCCGCTTCCGCGTCTTGTTCGCGCTGCTGGTTTTCGGCAAGCCTGCGACGGTCGATCGCGTTGTCGCGGAACACCTGGACGGCGCGGCTCATGCCGCCGATTTCGTCTCCGCGTTGCGTTCCGGCGATCTCAAGCTCCGTGTCGCCCTGCGCAAGCCGCTCCATGGTCGCCGTCAGTGCACGGACCGGTCGGGAAATGGCCCGCGCGAGGAAGAAAGCGATCGCGCAGCTGAGCGAAATCGCCGCGATCAGAACGACGGCAATCCTCAGCAGAGCGGCGTCGCCGGCTGCTGCCGCGGCGGCGCCCTCGGTTGCCGCAATAGACGATATGCCGGTGCTCACGGCGCCGGACAGCTTGTCGAGCGCGAGCTGCTTTTCGGCCAGGGCCTGTCTTGTGGCGACCATTCCGTCGAAAACCTGGCGGTAGTCGGCGATAACACCGTCGATGCTGTTCGTTGCCTCTGCCAGGCTCTCGATGGCCTTGCCGTCGCTCTTGAGTGTGTTCGCGGACACGCTCAGCGCGTCGATCGCGGCGGCGACCCGTTCGGCCTCATGGCCCTGCAAATCCCCGAGATAGGCAAAGGTTTCGGACTTTGCGTCGAGGGTCTGATTGATGAAAGCCACCGAATCCGACGCCAGTTTGCTGATGGATGCCTGCTGGGCGCCAAGAGCGCGGGTCGTGGCGCGGATATCGTCGGCGATCGCATAGGTGCGGGCGCGCTGGGCGCCGACCTGCTCGACCGCCGCCGCCGCCAGGTCCTTCACTGCGCTCCGAAGGCCAAAGAGCTTCATGAAATCCGTCGTCGTCGCCAGTTCTTCCAGTTTCGCGGCAAGCGCGGCCGCCTGGGAGGCGACGCCGTCGATTTCACCGCGTTGCGTGTCGTTCAAGGCGTCCGCCGCCAGCGCGCCGGTGGCGTCGGCCAATGTCTTGGCGAGCGCGATGGTCTCGACAAGCTCCGGGCCGCTGGTGGAGGCGGCGAAGCGGCTCTGAATTGATTTCGCGTCGTCCAGGAGCTGAGTGATTTCCCGGCCGAGCGCATCGGCCTTGGTCAGCAGGGACGTGTTTTCCAGGAGTTGCGTGGAGGAAGCCTCGCGTTCGGCTTCCACCGCGGTGTTGATGGACTTCGCGGCGCCTTCGAGGCGGGTGGACGCGGCGAGGAGCGCGGCGAGCTGCTCGGCTTGCTGCTCCAGATTTCCGGTCACATCAACGAAGTTGGACTTGAGGCCATCGACCGAGCCCATCGCGCTGGTGAGAAGGCTTTGAACCTCCTGCGTCTGGGCCATGTCGCGCATGTCGCCAAGCTGGCGCTGCAACGCGTCGACATTGTCCTGGACGGTGACCGCGGCCGCCGCGTCACGGGATTTCAGAAAGACTTCGCGGCTTGCGGAAACCTTCTGCAACTGCGTGATGATGCCCGTGGTGCGTGCCGTGAGACCCATGCGCTCGTTGAGCGTCATGATCGCGAAGGTCCCGCTCAGGCCGAGGATGACGGAGAGCGCGACAACCAGGGCGAAGCCGCCACCGATCTTGGCGCCGAATGGAAGGTTGGCGAGTGCATTTCTCACGGTGTGCATTTCCGGACCCGATTCAATTGTTTTGGTTGGGAGGATTTGAACAATTGCGAGTAAAGACTTGGTAAATTTTCTAATATTACATTGTCTGGATATCGGAAATCGACGTTGGTCATGATGTTTTTGGGAGTGTATTCGACAAAAGTAGCATGAGTAATGTAGAGTATTGAAAAAAGGAGAAATCTAACGAAGGGGAATTTCGCGCGATGAACGCGGCGCGGCGATCTTCATCCATGCGCGCGCGGAAAGGGCGCCGAAGCGCCCTCCCATTGTCAGTGTTGGTCGCGACAAGCCCCGCCGGGGCTGCCCGGTCGCGTCACGCGGCGCTGACTTCCTGCAGGAAGTGGTTGATTTCCTGCCGCAACTGGTCGGTCTTGCCGGTCACCGCCGTCGACGCGTTGAGTACGTCTTCCGCCGATGCGTTGGTCTGGGCGACCGCCTGTGACAGCGTGGCCATGTTGCCGGTCACCGCGACCGTGCCCTGGGCGGCCTGCTGCACGTTGCGCGAGATGTCGACCGTCGCCGCTCCCTGCTCCTGGACCGCGCTGGCGATCGCCGAGGTGTAGCCATTGACCTCGTCCATGGTGCGCGTGATCTCGCCAATGGCTTCCACGGCTTCCGTTGTGGAGCTCTGGATCGCGGCGATCTGCGCGCCGATTTCCTCGGTGGCCTTTGACGTCTGGGTGGCCAGCTCCTTCACTTCCGACGCCACGACCGCGAACCCCTTGCCCATCTCTCCGGCGCGCGCGGCCTCGATGGTGGCGTTCAGCGCCAGCAGATTGGTCTGCTCGGCGATGTCTTGGATCAGGCCAATGACCTCGCCGATCTTGTTGGCCGCGTTGGCCAGCGAGGAAATCTTCTCGTTGGTGGACTGGGCGCCGATCGTCGCCCGGCCGACGATTTCCGTTGTCTGGCCGACCTGGCGGCTGATTTCGGAGATCGAGGAGGAGAGTTCCTCAGCGGCACTTGCGACCGTCTCGACGTTACCGGTGGCTTCCTCGCTGGCGGCGGCCGTCTCACTGGCCTGGCCGGCGCTCTCGCGCGCAATGTCGGTCAGCGCGCGGGCGGTCTCTTCCATGCCGTGCGCCGTCTCCTCGACGGAGTCGATCATTCCCTGAACCGTGTTGCGGAAACCGTCGATGAGCTGCTCGGTGCGCTTCTGGCGTTGCTCGCTGGCGGCGCGGTCGCTGGCTTGCTCCGCGGCGATTGCGACGCGCTCCAGTCCCCGTTGCTGGAAGGTGCGCACCGATTTCGCAAGTTCACCGATCTCGTCACTGCGTTCGGTGTAGGGCAGGTCGGCTTCAAAATCGTCGTTCGCGATCTTCTGGGTGATCGCGGAGAGCACCGGCAGCGGCTTGAGAAGAATGCGGGAGATGAACACGCTGAGGGTGCCGGAAACCGCGAGAACGATGACGAAGGCGAAGGCGAGCTTGCCGAGGATCTCGCCGATGATGGCGTTGATCTCGTCTTTCTTCACCCCGGCGTAGAGGATACCCGTGACCTCGCCGGCCTTGGAGAAGATCGGCTGGTAGATGGTGTAATACGGCAGCCCCAGGATCACCGCCTCGCCGCGGAATGTCTTGCCACCGGTGAGGACCGGGTAGACGGCGCCCTTCTGCCCCAGGGGGGTGCCCACGGCGCGCTTGCCGTCGGGTTTGACGATGTTGGTCGTCTTGCGCCAGAAATCACGGCTCTCGGGGTCCCATTGGAACACGGTCGCGGTTTCGCCGGTCATGCGGCCGACGGTGTCGATCATGCTGTGTTCTTCAAAATCCGGGAATTGATCGACGACGATCTTTTCGACGTTGCCATCCTTGCCCCAGCTTACGTTTACGCCGTCGACGGTGCGCTCGAGAATGGTGGCGGCGACACGGAGGCTGGCGTTCTGGCCATCTGTCGCCTGCTCGCGAACCTTGTCGGAAATGATGGAATAGACGACAAGACCAATTGCGGAAATGGATGCGGCGATCATGATCACGGAGACGACTGTCATCGCGGTCGAGATACGCAGGCGTGAAACGTTGAATTTCATGACTGTTCCAATCTAGGCTCCACCTGAAGTGGCATGACTTCGGTGATGCACAGTAGTTCAACTGCGACAATATTTAATTGATTGTAAAGGAACACTTTCAAATGCGCGTATGAAAGTGTTTGCCGTGTTACGCAGGAACTGTTGTCAAGGTGGATCATGTAACGCGAGACGGTCCATTCAGGCGCACGGACGTCTGAAAAGGGAGCGGCATTGCGGCGTTTTCGCATGCGGAGAACGCCGACGCGGCCATTGAAGCCCGGCCGCGGGTATATGCTTGAATCGCATCGCGGAGACGGGTTGCAGCGCGCCGGAGGGTTGGTGTGGATCCGGGAAGAGACCCGAAACACCGCGGCCGCGGCTCATGAGCGCGTGACATGCCCAAGGGCGCGCACCCCGGGTGTGCCGGTTGGGCACGCGCGGGATGCGCCGTGGCTCGGCGGTTTGCGGCGCCGCGCTCACGGCATCGCTGTCAGGCGGCGGCGACATCGCGGAGGAAGGTGGCGATCTCCTCACGGAAGCGCTGTGTGTTCTCGGACGCATCCGCGGTCGCCGTCAGCACGGACTCGGCCGAGCGGTTGGTTTCCTTCACGGCCTTGTCGAGCTCGGAGATGCTGCCCACCACCGTCTGGGTGCGCGACGCCGCGCTCTGGATATTGCGGCTGATCTCGTTGGTTGCGGCTCCCTGTTCCTCAACCGCCGCCGCGATGGCGCCCGTGTATTC is a genomic window containing:
- a CDS encoding HAMP domain-containing methyl-accepting chemotaxis protein; translated protein: MPVHTLRFKGLAAVGAFIIAMVAGTTAMHFLAKNSQQHAADMIEESQIIAGPMLDLTRAMDALEYDVVQVQQWLTGISATRGLGGLDDGFAKAEKYAGKFHEAIGEARTSATDAGMSELTAQLLSVEERFNPYYETGKRMAQAYIDGGPEVGNKLMGEFNATAESLHKALDEVHQIQIGRLKEDRVRLVELSASYLESRSLETTGALIIGVFTILAAAAAGAFLVRGMLAPLSRATASIEEVAEGNYDTDIEVAERSDEIGQIGKALIVLRDGARERRQLAAERVADADARAERIREREKIVVAFQDTVKGLLASVGTNMESMQSTASSLTRLASDTSSRTSDAARASESASQNVQTVASASEELSASITEISGQISKTTEIVDRATRGARASNEKIASLAQAASKIGEVVGLIQDIAEQTNLLALNATIEAARAGEMGKGFAVVAAEVKELANQTSKATDEIGSQIAAIQGSTGEAVDVIQEIAQIMEEVNSYTSAIAAAVEEQGAATNEISRNVQQAAQGTDEVSTNVANVNAAVDETSNAAVKVDEAATEVARDTDRLRGTIERFIKDFAA
- a CDS encoding HAMP domain-containing methyl-accepting chemotaxis protein, giving the protein MRNALANLPFGAKIGGGFALVVALSVILGLSGTFAIMTLNERMGLTARTTGIITQLQKVSASREVFLKSRDAAAAVTVQDNVDALQRQLGDMRDMAQTQEVQSLLTSAMGSVDGLKSNFVDVTGNLEQQAEQLAALLAASTRLEGAAKSINTAVEAEREASSTQLLENTSLLTKADALGREITQLLDDAKSIQSRFAASTSGPELVETIALAKTLADATGALAADALNDTQRGEIDGVASQAAALAAKLEELATTTDFMKLFGLRSAVKDLAAAAVEQVGAQRARTYAIADDIRATTRALGAQQASISKLASDSVAFINQTLDAKSETFAYLGDLQGHEAERVAAAIDALSVSANTLKSDGKAIESLAEATNSIDGVIADYRQVFDGMVATRQALAEKQLALDKLSGAVSTGISSIAATEGAAAAAAGDAALLRIAVVLIAAISLSCAIAFFLARAISRPVRALTATMERLAQGDTELEIAGTQRGDEIGGMSRAVQVFRDNAIDRRRLAENQQREQDAEAARQTRVTTLITGFRSTIQDLLSSVSGSVSDMEKTAGTLSEIATQAAAQTSEAADASELANANVQTVASAAEELSSSIQEISRQVGQTTEIVSTATTGAKETNAKVSSLAAAANKIGEVISLIQDIAEQTNLLALNATIEAARAGEMGKGFAVVASEVKVLATQTSRATEEIGAQVAAIQASTSDAVDAIGAITATMDEVNQYTGAIAAAVEQQGAATGEISRSVQDATRGTTSVSQNMKTLADAVAQTSSSVTTVHSATTDVSRKTEDLRSEIDRFLREVTAA
- a CDS encoding Cache 3/Cache 2 fusion domain-containing protein, giving the protein MKFNVSRLRISTAMTVVSVIMIAASISAIGLVVYSIISDKVREQATDGQNASLRVAATILERTVDGVNVSWGKDGNVEKIVVDQFPDFEEHSMIDTVGRMTGETATVFQWDPESRDFWRKTTNIVKPDGKRAVGTPLGQKGAVYPVLTGGKTFRGEAVILGLPYYTIYQPIFSKAGEVTGILYAGVKKDEINAIIGEILGKLAFAFVIVLAVSGTLSVFISRILLKPLPVLSAITQKIANDDFEADLPYTERSDEIGELAKSVRTFQQRGLERVAIAAEQASDRAASEQRQKRTEQLIDGFRNTVQGMIDSVEETAHGMEETARALTDIARESAGQASETAAASEEATGNVETVASAAEELSSSISEISRQVGQTTEIVGRATIGAQSTNEKISSLANAANKIGEVIGLIQDIAEQTNLLALNATIEAARAGEMGKGFAVVASEVKELATQTSKATEEIGAQIAAIQSSTTEAVEAIGEITRTMDEVNGYTSAIASAVQEQGAATVDISRNVQQAAQGTVAVTGNMATLSQAVAQTNASAEDVLNASTAVTGKTDQLRQEINHFLQEVSAA